Proteins from one Malaya genurostris strain Urasoe2022 chromosome 2, Malgen_1.1, whole genome shotgun sequence genomic window:
- the LOC131432781 gene encoding uncharacterized protein LOC131432781, which produces MSIMCVAYNHNSNSIIREKLATENCLCSNENQLILDSEAVQEVIEKYGISILEQSAVVQFLTSGQCFGQNNNLVDTNISENASQLSTSIVKESMIELDKENIDSNQIVLDSTIESLPFGPQVLQRLLEQNLFGKAILEKATQGPLSERRQLELAQVIAEWHLENRIKLYENDLKTYSKAIALLFPSENEESYYLPKGGDKKNPGGKVYNKINTIKSRLRKRSKEDEDYLNSLKSGKRPNIDTELFDSCAIEARKWLLINKAPWSTVLDNWTVTFGMRKSFLDSSVALDKLIKADLWNLVTSEHGYQLIDIDFRLLELGNEDGSIKWSTVLGTIQLFFQQRIKDECFSELLHCLCDKALNQDNHLCAVILLLNCVLHPQKVAGKYKPTIVNGIADSILFASSNDDAATKLKALYSRYQDFGLPASSKLIFFGTDYKNLTGIFRVYYGDLFYTLPTVSRAIDVFIKFTAVLGLKHSKFSYLVWLFISRYIYEIKRQERCVY; this is translated from the exons ATGAGTATTATGTGTGTAGCGTACAATCACAACAGTAATTCAATCATTCGCGAAAAATTGGCCACTGAAAATTGCCTGTGCTCTAATGAGAACCAACTCATTTTGGATTCAGAGGCGGTTCAAGAAGTAATAGAAA AGTACGGCATTAGCATACTGGAACAATCGGCTGTTGTACAGTTCTTGACGAGTGGTCAATGTTTCGGACAAAATAATAACTTAGTTGATACAAATATCTCTGAGAATGCATCGCAGCTATCTACAAGCATCGTAAAG GAATCCATGATTGAACTAGACAAGGAAAACATTGATTCGAATCAAATAGTTctggattctacaattgaaagtTTACCGTTTGGCCCACAAGTATTGCAGCGATTGTTAGAACAGAATTTGTTTGGGAAGGCTATATTGGAAAAAGCAACACAAGGTCCTCTGTCTGAACGTCGCCAACTCGAGCTAGCCCAAGTGATTGCCGAGTGGCATTTAGAAAATCGCATAAAACTCTATGAAAACGATTTAAAAACATATTCAAAAGCAATTGCACTGTTGTTTCCATCAGAGAACGAG GAATCATATTATTTGCCGAAAGGAGGAGATAAGAAAAACCCCGGTGGAAAAGTTTACAACAAAATAAACACTATCAAATCACGACTGAGAAAGCGCTCTAAAGAAGACGAAGATTATCTCAACAGTTTGAAATCAGGAAAACGACCAAATATCGATACTGAGTTGTTCGATTCCTGTGCGATTGAAGCCCGCAAATGGTTGTTGATAAATAAAGCACCGTGGTCAACTGTTCTCGATAATTGGACAGTAACGTTTGGAATGCGTAAATCCTTTCTTGATAGCTCCGTCGCTTTAGATAAACTAATCAAAGCGGATTTATGGAACTTAGTCACGTCGGAACACGGATATCAGTTG ATTGACATTGATTTCCGCTTACTGGAATTGGGAAACGAAGACGGTTCGATAAAATGGTCGACAGTTCTCGGTACTATTCAGCTATTTTTTCAACAACGTATAAAGGACGAGTGTTTTTCGGAGCTATTGCATTGCCTTTGTGATAAAGCTTTGAATCAAG ATAATCATCTCTGTGCTGTTATTCTACTGCTTAATTGTGTGTTGCATCCTCAAAAGGTAGCTGGAAAGTATAAACCAACAATTGTAAACGGGATCGCAGATTCTATTTTGTTCGCATCATCTAACGACGATGCAGCAACGAAATTGAAAGCATTATACAGTCGATATCAAGATTTTGGTCTTCCAGCTTCTTCTAAGTTGATTTTCTTCGGAACTGATTATAAAAATCTCACTGGAATTTTTCGAGTATACTATGGTGACCTATTTTACACTCTACCTACTGTTTCAAGAGCAATAGATGTGTTCATCAAATTTACTGCTGTTTTAGGTTTGAAACATTCTAAATTTTCATATCTTGTTTGGTTATTCATATCCCGCTATATCTATGAGATTAAAAGACAAGAAAGATGCGTGTACTAA